The following nucleotide sequence is from Glycine max cultivar Williams 82 chromosome 9, Glycine_max_v4.0, whole genome shotgun sequence.
aacaaataataatactcttggaatatttgttttcttgaccAGTGAGAAAAAAACCTTAAACAAGTGAGAAAAGACCTTAAACATAGTTATCATAAGACGGATATTAAAgcttaattatcaatttcatttttatagtattttaaaaattttaatttgatccctaaattttaatattttttaatttgatccttaaattcataaaaataaatcaatttaattttcaaaatcttaaaataaatcaatttggttctcaaaatttttaagaatttaagaaCCAAATTGAACCATTTAACATAATTTAGAGatcaaattgattcatttttaaaaatttgatgatcaaattaaatatttttaaaattttaagattaaattaatttattttaaaaaatttaaggatcaaattggatcttttaaaaattaaattgaattatttaaaataatttaaaaattaattgatattaagtCATTTATTAATGTAAGCAGTTATTACCTCTTGGTCAGTGTTACGTGAGGTATGAGGTATACTTCATGTGTATGCAGGgaaagaaaaccaaaagattCTTCTATATTTTATGACATGCGGTGTTACTGGTATACTCTATTTGACTCACAAGAAATGAATAGTGTGTTTTGTGTTTAGATCTGATTTCTCTGATGTCTCTTTTTTAAGCATCTCTGTGTTGCTCTTTGAAAactacataattttaaaattgaattagaacattaaatattaatataactaCATGAACAACATAAAGACAGTTAAAATAAGGATAGCAGAAAAGTCAATTTCTAATGTGTTCAAGGATATGATGTGCTTGTCATCTTAAATATGGTCAAGTTCGGTTTCTGGTTTTGGTTTTCAGGCAAGGTTGTTAGGAAAAAATTTACATTCTCATACTAGTACAATTGATTCTCtagcttataaaaatattttggttaATTTCGACCACCTTGTTTTATGTATGGGTCGGAGTATtccatatgctttttttttttataattcttcttttgcttataaaaatCATATGCTTTTTATAGGGATGTTTAATAAGATCCGATCGTTTTGTTATTACAATGTAGATAAATTAAAGTGATAAAGTCAAGAAAACataatttgatcattttgaTAACGCTTTCTCCTTCCATCATTTTAACTTCTACCAAGactttctgtttttttataaaattctaaaattcttTTAGACCTGAGAATGATTGGGCTAGAAAGGTTGATTGAAATTAAGACAATGAAAAAGCATCACAAATATATGATGccataacaaattaatttttaatatacaaaaaatgtaataaattaattatgttgttaaatttgtaagattattttattattaaattgtaatgttcaagaattaatttgataataaattataattttttaagatcaatttaacATTAAGTTATAAGTTTATGAActaatttgtcattaaattatctACAAGATTAATTCATCACACtttttacatattaataaactaaatttgattttttttatttttcaagaataTCAGTGTCTTATAATTTCATGAATGAATTTGGTTATTTATCCCATTTTCAATCCATCATAGCTGGTTTAGACATGTAGTGTTGAGTTAAATTAGCTATTTACcctattttatattgataatacAAAATATCTTTGCATAATCATCGAATCTTATATTcctatgtatgataaatttattaacttttatgataaatatcttaaaagttatattttgacACTCTTTATCCCggcatacatataattaagaaaaatatataaaaatttgaaatttaattaaatcaattttattcaaatcacaTAAACAAATTCACGTGAAAAAAAGgatcacattcacttcactttTATCAGATAAAACTTATTCAAAACATATTCGGCTCAAACAAGACCGTCCAAGTTTACAAAAGGAAGCAAGTTAagcagcaaaataaaataagataaaacaaCATATTCAAAACATCATGCAATTGTAACAGAAACTCATGCTTCAATGTCACATTCTATCAGAACATTGTGTTACAACGTCCTCTAGAATGAAGTTCTTTTaagtcatccacctagtcatTTGCTTCCACAAATACaaggtttgagatcatcacatgatctaaacacaaacaacacatgggaagtgagttatcacatttctaaataaaatacaaataaacaaagatataatcaaaatacattatagaattatttataacataactcaacttaatacaatccacgtcACTTCACTACctcatcatttaaatttcattatagaaatcatcaatcacattatacatgaatcacacactcgagCAAGACGTAACAACACTcacaaatttcataataaacaatttatatgcgttatgcaacaattatactgaaactcaagcctatatataatgtggtatcatgtcagtgaaaaatcatACTGGGACACTTAGGAGTACacaacaagacacaccacacaatgggtatgtcaggtcactctcattaagtaaaatcataaggtgaccagtcagggtcactctgttttgcgagaatgccccaatcatatgggatcaacataggcttaaaggagcactcaaactgagTGTTTTTACCCCTAAGgtctagactccgaagaatctgTTAGGATCTCACCTTCCTGATCCAGGTCCAACCCTTAAAACAACTTTTgtatgcagacactgctcatgaattatacaatacccacgatctTACActtgtgttttaaacacgtttaaTACATTGCGCTAAAATTTAACACTTTAGATTCGTAACCTGGAACCCtacatttttcctttaatagtttgcgcataaacacttttctcaagataaacacCAATtcggttattgtataattcacaactcacaacccATAACACAAATATTGTCACATCAGgtattaaccacacacttattcacaatcatatCTTATGTCCATAATTTAATATCTCATAATGTCAGAATtcatcatcacatgtttacgtgtatctcacaaattaatgcatgttcaactttgcacttatactcaatttCAATAATAAAGTTATGATCTCAAAGCaatatgttatttcacaattaatcaaatattcaatttatcacttacacacaattttaatcacaatttcatgattttaatattacaatctcttaattataatcatacatgaagaattataatacaataaacatcctaaaataaatcataatttgatCCTCTCAGGATTCCTACAcctgttcattctaatcccaattgcgataaactcatctcttacctctaagtgggTTCACTTATGTAGTCCGATACTGATAGCGACATCATTAGCGTTTTCTAAGATTTCTCATGCTTTTGCTCTGGGTTCTTTATTAGGGTTTTCAAGTGTTAGAGAGGAGAAAAGATTACAGCCTTAATTGCACTATGTGCTTGCGATGATCATTTCTCCCTCCATAGATATTACTTTTGAAATTCCAATGGTGGATATgtgtgaaaatgaattttaaacctggtgttcaaatttcatgatAATCTAACAGTTAACAAGTTCAGGATCTTAGTTTTATTAGAACAAGTTTGGGTATATATGGGAAAATGAAAGTTACGTGCGATGGACATTTCTCTCACCTTGCAAAGCCCAACGGTCGAAATGTTTTGAAATGAGTTTCAAACTTGGTGTTCAAATTGCATAACGATCCAACGATTAACGAGTCCAATATCCTGGTTTTATTGGGACAGATTTGaatatatgcaaaaaaaaaaaagaaggttttgagagataaaggaaaaaagaatttgagaggaagagatTGTAAAAAtgtatgtaaatataaaaattgacctaaaatgtctatttataattagaatacttttagcctattatttactcatttttctttattttattattttataaacaaaaactttattttacttcatatcaaatgaataaataaaatatcatttttattttctaagaaatatatttatttttttatacttaaaaacattattttaattaataaaaaatttctttatttatttaattacaaaattttcattatttttctaaaactttatttatttttaaataaaatcctttttaatttattttactatgtTTCATACATCAATAAtactttataattaattgataatataaaattattttacggtattgaatttttttggtagaatgaaaaaattaaagcacAAGCAGAATCAGCTGACAAAAGTTAATTAGATCACGTAAAAAAGCATCTAAAACATAAGAGGGGGGAATAATATGAATTCCTCCATTTGCATTTTGAAGTCGAGCTCTCACATTGGCAAGTCTATCCGCCACAGAATTGACACTAACTTCCCTGCTACGTTAATTGATATTTGTagttatttcttaattattttagtgtTGTTTAGCTATATAcagtataatataaaaattaaaattgaaacgaGTTACATATCACAAAGTACTATATTAAAACAATATTGTCTTCAGACGTATCCGTGGTTTTACATACAAGTCAATAAATTAGAAAACACCATTGCAATTGTTGGTTTATTTATTGGACTGGTTATTACGTCAAGAACCACACAGACTTTTACTACTCCATTGTTGATGTCAGGGTAGTAATTAAGATTGTCACTACGCGTTATTAGACTTTTTATGTGTGCCGCTCTTCTTAATCCATctcaccaaaaaataaaaatcaggtatgtacataattaaaataaacgtTTCTaagaatgtttttaaaatatttgttttaatacattaaaataaaataccgttggttataataaatattgagtaatttatttttcaaatttttaattattgtaaatgtaattttcaatatattaaattatgtgtTTGCATTTGATTATCATTTATTTGCTTAATTGAGGTTTTagtaaaatcattaaaattaaaaatatatttgatttcaaaatatttatttataaactaaATCAGTTTTACAAGTTTATCAAAATCACAAACAATGATGCAGTCGTGCAAGATTAACACATAGCAGCGTTGCTTACACAAATTGATGGTAAATTTGCGGGTGGGGGACTAGGAATcatgcatattcatgtttttgggttttttttttatgaatatcaTTTGATTTATAAAGGAGATTCAACCATTTAAAATGATGGGCCCTAAAATGGTTTAAAAGggtataaaataaagtttaattttaaaatattcacaaatttttttcaataaatgctgatggtttataataaaaagtatgaaataaatttacttTAACCAGAAATATCCATCTTatattcatgatttttaatcaaaattactcATCATTTCTTGTGAGATTACTTTGTATCAATATttataatctaaaaaataaaatttatcttaatcGGTTAAATAAGatgcatgtattttttatactcATAATATTGATACGGAATATCTATGAAAAACTAATTCTTACCTAAAAACCTAACCAATAACACATAACTCAAATATGTaactttagttaaaaaataaaatttattatcattcaAACCAACCATTTATCTAATGTtagaatttataatttcataccatttatatattaattaaaaaaagtgatagAATAAGtgatacaattataatttagaTCTTAGTTACACAGAACTATTTTATgatccttaaaataaaaattgaaagagaGAAGGTGAGAGACAGAAAGAAACAGCTGGGGAAAGCGAGGGCAAGTTGGAAATAGACCCACCCAAAATCGCATCCGAAATTCCTaacagaagagaaaaggaaagcatacattcacatttcacacacacacacatactactctctctctctctctctctctgatggATTCGAGGGAGTAAAAGCAAGAAAGCAAGCATTTGGATTTGGATTGAGATCCGCAATGGCACCGAACAACAACAGAACCAAGGGATCCCATTTCCCTCTTCTCGCTTTCCTCTTTCTCTGCCTCCTCGCGccccttctcttcttcttcttcgcatCGCCCCTTCACGGTCTCATTCTCTCATTCTCAAATCTCACTTGTTTTCAATTATTAGTTTTGTTTCTAGTGTTGGCACATCCACGTAGAGTGTCAAACAATAAATCAGATTTACAGGAATTCTATATTACATGCTTGGATTctccatttttgtttcttagGGACTTTCTAATTGTCGGAAATGAGGTgttataatgttaattaattgtgattaatttgCATTTGAGCTTTTGTTCCATGCGTATGCCTATAAGTTTTAAGttggtttaatttaattacttacTTCAAATGCATTCTGCAGATCGAAGTGATAATTCAGCTGTTTCGATTGAAAAGGTAGCCTCTGTTGTACATTTTGGGGTTTATTGGTTTTATAATTAGGATCTTGTTTGGATACAATTCTTCATTAGCACTTATAGAAGGAGacaataaaaaggtaaaatgaatttaacttcttgcataagctaaaatcaacttatgcacttaATTTTGTAgacgtttttttatttatttatttgaggtgcataagttgattttagcttataaaaaaGCTCAGTGCATTTTACTTTtctaattttcttctcctatgaGTGCTTATGGAGAAGTTGACCCAAACAGgaccacatatatatatatagcttctGGCTGTTTTTTATGTCTGTTTTAATGTTGTTGGCTGTAGCAGGTTGCCAAATTGAAAGAATGGCAGGCACTGCAGGATCTTAAATCGCTTTTTTCGAAAGAGGCAAGTGAAAGATGATATTTACATTATACCCTGGTTCTGTATTTCATGTAATGTTATTATGTAAGAGTTCATTTGCATCCTGGGATTCTAATAAATGTTATGTTTCAGGTTCTTGATGTTATTGTGTCCAATACAAATGATGTGGGGCCTTTGAGTCTTGAGAGTTTCAGAAAAAATAATCTGTCTGCTTCATGGAGAGTTGCTGGATTAAGGACTTCAAATGCTATGAATCAGGTTTGGAAAACTGATATGCTTCTGCTAGAAGCTTTCATTTCctgtttaaagaaaaaatggcaTTCTTTTGCTCTGTGATAatccatttcttttttaatttttaattatagctAAACCAACCAGCAGACAATTTTAGACAAGAGAAGCAAAATGGGAAGGAAGGAAGATTTTCAGGTGGTATCGTATTGTCGGGTAATGTGCCTATGGtgtattttggtttaatttcttattgaatACTTTTTATGAATGCAGTTGGTCGTGCTCAGTGGACTGACAGTCCTGTTCAGCTATCAAGAAGGGTAAGCACCATTAATCATTCgtgaatatttttcttgttttaactTGCATACAGCTTTTTTGGAAACCATTTACATATGTAAGTTTGAATTCTGGGGTAGTTTGCCACACCTTGTATCATGGGGGGCACAGAGTTTGTGGCTGTTATGGAAACAACCTCACTAGTCACTGCTGATATATATAATCCTTCCCAAACCCCAACCTGACATGATGGTAGGCAAACATGCCGGACTGACATTTTTTACTTCCGGCTGAAATGAAGTTGTGCCAGAATATACTTTGACATATTGCAATATTACCATTTTGTCCATacatcaataatataatatatatttcgccttccaaaaaaaaaaaaaaaaaaaaaaaaaaaaaaaaaaaaaaaaaaaaaaaagttgttggactgccaattttaagaaaaaagttcCACATGGAATAAGAATGTCCAAGTTGAGTTACTTGAGTATCATATAAGTTGCAATGACTTGTACACCTAAtaccttaaggttttgggttataTTAGATGACTTGTGTGATTTTCATTTGGTCTGTTGATGAAAGATCTTTGTGGTATTAGGCTTTCCTTGCAACCCAACAAAAATGTTAtctcaaattaaattttgttaactcTATTAAATCTATACTCAAGTAATTTAACCCAAGACTATCCTAATAATTCATTCTTATAACTTGTGGCTGATTATTCCCAAATGTAAAGCTTATTCTTCCTAAAGTAATTCTTCCAAAATACATTTGACTTGAAAGCAAGTAAGCAACTGCATACCAATAACCCTAAGATTTGTGTAAAGTTCAATGTTGTCTTGTCTGTACTGTGGAGTGATACTCTATTTTGGAAACAACAGAACAATTCTGGAAATAaactttgttttgttctttGTATATATCTTCTACAGCAATTAGTagagaaaaggaaggaaaagcGTGCTGCTGAGTTGGTAAAACAGGATGATGAAGTAATTGTAAAACTTGAAGATTCAGCTATTGAACACTCAAAATCTGTTGATTCGGCAGTTCTAGGTAAATACAACATTTGgaggaaagaaaatgagaatgaaaatgCTGATTCTACAGTACGGTTGATGCGAGACCAAATCATTATGGCTAAGGTTTACTTGAGTATAgcaaagatgaagaacaagctTCAACTGTACCAAGAACTGGAATCTCAGCTTAAAGAAAGTCAACGTGCTTTAGGTGAGGCAACTTCTGATGCTGACATGCGTCACAGGTATGAAAGCTATGAGCAATTTTCTCTAAAGTGATATCCATTTGCTTTGCATTAAGCCATTAACCAACTTTactaatcaaatatttaattatctgTAGTGATCatgaaaaaatcaaaactatggGCCAAGTTCTTTCCAAGGCAAAAGAGCAATTGTATGACTGCAAGTTGGTTACTGGGAAATTGAGGGCAATGCTACAAACAGCTGATGAGCAGGTTAGGGGATTGAGGAAACAAAGCACATTCCTTAGTCAGTTGGCTGCCAAGACCATACCGGATGGAATTCACTGCTTATCTATGCGCCTTACCATAGATTACTACCTCCTTCCTcttgaaaagagaaaattccccaGAAGTGAGAATTTGGAGAATCCTAGTCTCTATCATTATGCCCTGTTCTCGGACAATGTCTTGGCTGCATCTGTTGTTGTCAACTCAACTATTGTGAATGCAAAGGTGACTTAAACAGTCTTTTACCATACCAGTGTGTATGTGCATGTCTATATAGATATTCTTTTATATAGATGATGAATAATTTGTGCTTGCACTGTACAACCCGGACATATTTTGTTTGTGCAGTGCATCCCTGACTcagtaaataatataattaaactttGCCTTCATTATCTTATGTTTGTGTCTTCAACATTGCAGGATCCTTCGAAGCATGTGTTTCACCTTGTTACTGAT
It contains:
- the LOC100798073 gene encoding polygalacturonate 4-alpha-galacturonosyltransferase isoform X1; translation: MAPNNNRTKGSHFPLLAFLFLCLLAPLLFFFFASPLHDRSDNSAVSIEKQVAKLKEWQALQDLKSLFSKEVLDVIVSNTNDVGPLSLESFRKNNLSASWRVAGLRTSNAMNQLNQPADNFRQEKQNGKEGRFSVGRAQWTDSPVQLSRRQLVEKRKEKRAAELVKQDDEVIVKLEDSAIEHSKSVDSAVLGKYNIWRKENENENADSTVRLMRDQIIMAKVYLSIAKMKNKLQLYQELESQLKESQRALGEATSDADMRHSDHEKIKTMGQVLSKAKEQLYDCKLVTGKLRAMLQTADEQVRGLRKQSTFLSQLAAKTIPDGIHCLSMRLTIDYYLLPLEKRKFPRSENLENPSLYHYALFSDNVLAASVVVNSTIVNAKDPSKHVFHLVTDKLNFGAMNMWFLLNPPGKATINVENVDEFKWLNSSYCPVLRQLESATMKEYYFKAGHPTTTGASNLKYRNPKYLSMLNHLRFYLPQVYPKLDKILFLDDDIVVQKDLTGLWAVNLNGKVNGAVLTCGESFHRFDKYLNFSNPHIAKNFDPNACGWAYGMNMFDLKVWKKKDITGIYHKWQNLNEDRVLWKLGTLPPGLMTFYGLTHPLNKSWHVLGLGYNPSVDRSEIDNAAVVHYNGNMKPWLEIAMTKYRSYWTKYVKFNHPYLQNCKLRE
- the LOC100798073 gene encoding polygalacturonate 4-alpha-galacturonosyltransferase isoform X2, giving the protein MAPNNNRTKGSHFPLLAFLFLCLLAPLLFFFFASPLHDRSDNSAVSIEKVAKLKEWQALQDLKSLFSKEVLDVIVSNTNDVGPLSLESFRKNNLSASWRVAGLRTSNAMNQLNQPADNFRQEKQNGKEGRFSVGRAQWTDSPVQLSRRQLVEKRKEKRAAELVKQDDEVIVKLEDSAIEHSKSVDSAVLGKYNIWRKENENENADSTVRLMRDQIIMAKVYLSIAKMKNKLQLYQELESQLKESQRALGEATSDADMRHSDHEKIKTMGQVLSKAKEQLYDCKLVTGKLRAMLQTADEQVRGLRKQSTFLSQLAAKTIPDGIHCLSMRLTIDYYLLPLEKRKFPRSENLENPSLYHYALFSDNVLAASVVVNSTIVNAKDPSKHVFHLVTDKLNFGAMNMWFLLNPPGKATINVENVDEFKWLNSSYCPVLRQLESATMKEYYFKAGHPTTTGASNLKYRNPKYLSMLNHLRFYLPQVYPKLDKILFLDDDIVVQKDLTGLWAVNLNGKVNGAVLTCGESFHRFDKYLNFSNPHIAKNFDPNACGWAYGMNMFDLKVWKKKDITGIYHKWQNLNEDRVLWKLGTLPPGLMTFYGLTHPLNKSWHVLGLGYNPSVDRSEIDNAAVVHYNGNMKPWLEIAMTKYRSYWTKYVKFNHPYLQNCKLRE